gatggatgaatgaatgaacactcCGCCCAACTGCTGTTGTTCTAGTTCACTATGCGGCTGATTTTCGGTCACGTAACAAACATTTCCGTCTGTCCGCCTGCGCTGGTTGGGCCGCATTGATGGATTTGGGTTTGTAGCGCGCTGACCTTTCGCAAACCTCCCGGCATGCACCACGGCAGCCACACGGGCAGGAAGAACAAGGAGATGATGGAGGAAATCATTTCGGCCACCGCgcatttggaaagaaaaaaaaaaaacacttctgtcCAGTGGGAGCTGAGCGGTGGGGATGTGTTACCACGGTAACCACAGCCGGTTGCATGTCCAtgtccaaaatataaaataaataaataaataaaagagactCAAGTCCGAGTACcagcagaaaacccacacaagcagagGCAGcaccagattcaaacccagaacctctgcACTGTGAAGCACACATGCCTAACCGCTAGTCACTGTGCCACCCACTGCAAAGACAAACTTGTACTGCATATGATTGCATTGattccttttgttgttgttttttgtttccagtGCTAAAAGTCATGCTTggaggagtttggtgtggaagaacaccTCGAGGTTGAATTGgacttttgaggaaaaaaaaaaaaaaaaaaaaaaaaaaaaaaaaaaaagcgcccatgtcttttttttaagtttggctGCGGCATTCCCAGCATTTCCCACAATGCACTTGACCCGCCCACACGGTGTGGGCGGGCGCTCGTTGACTCGACTCCGACGTGGGCGAACGCGGGCcgagagagaggagagaaaaaaaaaacaaaaaaaaaacaaaaaaaaacgatcggtgCACCATCATCGTCCTCGCCAACGCTCGCTCGGCTCCGAGTGCGTGATGacgagcaaaataaaaaaaggaggaCTATTAAAATAATAGTAGGCATTTCCCTCACTAGATTCgataaaaaagacatttgaaattaggggtgtgcaaacttttgtgctccaGGACCACATTCGACTTTTTGACATccacaaatgagtttgacaaagaaaagtaaaaattgCAAgtgaaatatataaaataatattagaaaaaaataaaacaattaatgctttttatttgtactatttataatttaattgcaattaattaaccaattactttAACCACGTATATTTAAATgcatatgtaaaatattttatttccttaacatttatttgttttacaataataaattaacCCAGTTAAAAATGGgttgtaaatattttctttgaatcataaaataatgtttcatttcaattatattttttacaactattttaatcaaaacaaattaacttaaattttaACTCTTTGTTAAAATGGTtaaaactttgttaaaattgttaaaaCACATAACATGTACTCTTCATGTAATCTTTCATTTGACTCAAAAAAATATGAGTAATGTTTGAAATTACAAGTTATATAGTATTAATaatcattattaaaaatataaataagtaataaccaattatttgatgagatataggaataaaaaaattctaattttaaTCAACTACCTTTCGAAACAAAACCAGCTAACttaatgtaacaaatattacaggactaaTAAATAAGGTTaaaaaagctaaaatattactatttatagattttaaaaataatcactGATTTTTAATCGTATACAATTAATTCAGTTATTAGTGTTAATcaattatttaacaatgtaagaATCAGACTTGTTTTTGCTACATTGTTCAATAATTGATTGAACTTATGtttcattgtattatttaccATAAATCAATTTACTGATGAACGAAATgaagggttcaaatcccgaccttGCCTgcgcggagtttgcatgtcctccccgtgcctgggtgggttttctccgggcactccggtttcctcccgcatcccaaaaacaagcgtgctaggttgattgcgTTTAACATAATCGGCTCACATTTATGACATCATCGCATCTGTCCCTGAGAGATGACGTCCACAAAGAAAGACATCCGTCCGTTACGCAGAGCGCACATCTGCATTAGCGTCGCGGGTGATCTGTCCGAAtgagggcgagaggcggggagcCGCCcgggattggtcgccagccaatcgctggagCCGAacgactggtcgccagccaacgtCATGGCACAAATTGACAAACGGACATTCTCACACACGTCCCGCCGAGTTGGAGGTCTTCATCGGAGCTAACGTGCTAACGTGGACAAGGCTAGCCGCCAGACAATTGTAaatgtgacatcatcatcatggtgATCATCACGCATGTTGGCCTCCAGTCAGAGTGCGATGAGTTCAGCCGCACGTCGCCAGtgggcgcgcgcgcgcacaagcacacacagcaGCTGTTGCAGCACTGtggtgcatttgtgtgtgtcagcGTGTACAtgtaaagtacagtatgtgactgTGTGCATAATGGTGTGTGACGATGTGTGTAAGTGCGTGCATGTGTTTATGACGTGCATGTTGGCGCGTGTCGACTGCGTATGGGACCGTGTGTTACATTACAGtatgcgtgtacgtgtgtgtacctttttttccctcaatacACGCACGTGCAAACACACACTGAGcgttgtgcatgtgtgtctgcaGCGTTGATCCAAGATGGAGGTTTGTTGCATTGTGCCGAGAAGGCGTTCACGCGTGCACGAGAAGAGGCGCGTGCGCGGCGCCAACACTGCAGCAGCatcgtcacccccccccccccccccctcgccaaaaaaaattatacgtTTGCCCTCCTCACCCTCTTTTTTTAAGATGCTACGCTACGTCTAGACTGCACAGCAGagtaattttgtgtgtgtgtgtgtgggggggggggggggggggggggggtcgctgcATTTGAGTGGCAGTTGTTATTGAAGAGGACGTATGTACGCACCTGTCGTGTTGGAGCGTGGCGCGTGGAAGAAACCACGTCGAGGCTGCCACGTCCATTCCTCGTGCagattaaaaaatgaataaataaatcaataaataaaaaacagcaaataaaaaaacaccagacaaaaaaaaaaagcgtataAAAAAAGAGGCCGGAGGACGTGTGAGAGTCCAGTTGTCTGGCTTCTCTTCTGCCTGCTTGTCGTCGTTGCGTCTCTCGTCCGTCCGCTGCCTcgctgcttttcttttttttttttcttccctttttttttttttttgcccacgtTCGCCTTCTTCAAGTGGCGCCAATCAGCCAATCGGCGCGCGAGCTCTCGTAGCGCTACGAGCTGATTGGCTGGGACGCGTCCATGGCCGCCACcggtttgtttttgctccctaggggaaatgaaaatgaaaaataaaagatgttAACTTAACAGTATTGGGAAGCAATTATTTCCATGTAACGACTACTTAATTTCATTACAAACTTTATGTAAGTGGAATTCATTGCATTATtgtactgggagaaaatgtgcaaTGAAATTATAGTTGATTTTGGaaatttacaattttagttacatttgacaaTTAGCCGCAAAAACtcagattataatttttttttaatatcacttcctccttctaaagccaaCGCttgtcatgtgccattctgctgtagtctcaagcatgacatatttttccaaatagaaCCTCAAAGCtccatgcttttttttattttttttaatccaaacaGTCAAAAACGAATTTACTGTAACGTTACTCAACATAAGCCAAGTGGAAATCCCACCTCAAAAGTCACATCATTTCAAcatgaaatcatttcaaaatcaaatcatttcaaaagtgtTTGAAATTGTAACGggaaatcttttcaaaatgacCTGATTTGAAAATCGCATTTCAAAAAGCACTTTACAATGAAGTTCCACATTGTGTGATTTTAaacatcatttcaaaatgacatCGTGGACGTTTGACTTGATCGATTGCAATCTGAGCACgtgaaaggaagaagaagaagaagaagaagaagaagaagaagaattttcaTCAGCGCGAAGATGTCATGCCATCATCGTGGTAGTGTGACGAAGCCTTTTGCGCCGTTCGCGGTGACCTCGCCGTGACGCGGCTTCCTTCAAATCTCCAAAGGTGACGCGGCCGAACCCGAATCAGCATTTCGTTTCTTCACATTTATGCGAATGAGACGTTTTGTCCGAGGCGTCCTCTTGTCTTGCTCACTTGGGAGGAGTTCAAGCCGCAGGTTAGCGCAGAAAACGCTGGCAAAACGTTTGTAGCTGCAAAATTGAACCTCGAATTCTCATCAGTATGATTTGGATTACCATCATTGATGAAATGAGATTTTCAAACTTGtttccatgcttttttttttgggggggggggggggggggggaggactTGATGTGAATATTAACAAGCACTGGTTGTTATGGCAACAAAGCCTTTAGCCCAGGGAGACGTCACCGCAACACAACGACAACAACACATTACGTGattcaaaatcatttaaaatgacCTCATTTCAAAATCACATCATTCTGAAATGACATCACTCTACATTGTAATTGAAACAtcattttgaaaacaacatCATTTCAACATATCAATTTCAGATACCATTTCAAAACGCTCTCGTTTTAATGAAATCAATTACATATTAGACACAGTTTGATCATTTGGAAGACAAAGTGCTAACTGTTCGAGCAGTTTGTCTGCGCTTCAGCACCCCTAGAAACGCCCATGGTGCAGACACGGAAGTACAGTAGCGAAGTATTAGCAACCAAATATTTTGTTACCTCCACTGTGAGTACCCAGCAGCATCGATCGATGCCATGGCAACCCCCCGATGATAccaggaaggaggaagaggaggaggaggaggaggaggactccGGCCCACATGTGACCCGCCGGCCTCCATCctgctgctgccgccgccgTCGCCATGGAGACACGCATGAACGAACTGGCCCCAGGAGGGCCCGGTGTTAAAGGTGGCGACGAATAACACGTGCACCGCTCTTCTtcacttggggggggggaagaagaaaaaaaaaaaacaatatttaaacaaGTCATTTACATATGATATCAGAAAAATAATCAAGAAAATGAGCTCGGCCTTTCAAACGTGACATGGTGATTATTAGTTAGCAATTATTCAacaataatattatactttCCGCTTTGCACTTATTGTACAAATATCACAGTAGCATAATTTAGTACATAGCAACTTaatccgtttttttcccccttgtttACATGAACTTTCAcacttattttattaattcaaacGCTTATgtacgtcacctctctggtgaCCGTCAACGAGTCGTCAATGTGACGACTTAAAAGTACTGTTGCTTtaagagtgtaaaaaaaaaataataataataattaattttttttttaaaatgaagagcAAACATCTGGCGGGCTGACCGCATGTGATGCCAACTCAACcagaaggaagaagaagaaaaaacagaagAGGCGAGCAACATAGAGACAAACTGCAAAACAGGAACAtatggaaccccccccccccctcaccccccacaGTTGAGTCGGGGTGAGGCCAAGTGAAGAAGAGTAAACACATCCACTTGATAAGTGGGCCAACGGCAGCCTGGAGCTGCCACAGTCTGTGTGGGGCGCATGTAACGATGCCTGCAGATGTGGCCAACATGGGAAGAAGATCAGGTGTGAGGATGAAgaacatcatcatcttcattaaCACGCTCACGGCCAGGGGCGTcgtacagggggggggggggggcaactgtCCCATGGGGCTGAGCATTGTTGGGGCCCCTGGCTGGCTTACCTACACCCCATTATTCGCTCCGATTCCGCCcacctattcacattttttaaaatcccatCCCTCGCTTATTCGCAGGGGTAAACAAATTGAGAATATTTATTCAATCCTTCGATGTGTGTTCCTCAGACCGAAGGCCAACGTTTACTACACAAGCCACAGTCCGGGTGTCATGAAATAGTTTAAACCTTGCCCGACGGAATTTAAGGCACACGCTCGTGTCTGCCTGTATTGTAATGACCGTAACAATACGGGCAGTACAAATCTCAATAAAGCGCAACGTTTAGCTTGAacaaaaactgaacaaaaacttagtgaaaagtaattttttattcatattttacactCCTTTATGGTCATtatgtcatttattatttacttttcaGCACTGTCTCGACAACGAGGCCATTCTGAGCCttaatttcgtttttttttttttttgcacggaccacaaaaaaaaaaaaaagaaaattaaaaaaaaaaaaaaaaaagctcaagaaCAAGTTTAAAAGTCGTCTGCCGACTggttcttaaaaataaaaactttgtcCTTCAGGTTCCTCTTGAGGTTTAAAactcccacccccccaaaaaaaatagagactctaaagaaaatagaaaaatctCAAGATAGTCAGTGGTCCAGGCAGCTCCAAACGTTGGAGGATAAGTTGCGGTGGTTTGAAAAAGTGAAGTGACcaggaacaaaaaataaaggaataaaaaaaaaaaaaaaaacactgctggcGCTTGTTCCCTCATTTGAACCATCAAACACTTCCTGAGACGAGAAGGAAACTGCGGACAGGATGGCGGCAGTCAGCACCTGGCACCTTTCCGGAGCCTCCAAACTTTGtcactttgtctttgtttgcacCTTCAAGGTCACGGACACGCAAAAGGATGGAAAGTCGTTCgtgcatttattacattttcttgGTAACCAGCACAAGGACCATGTACTAATACACGCTTTGTcttcactagtaggacaactatgCCAtacattactagtaagacaaaACTATGCACTAGTTTAACTCCATGCTACTAGTACTATTAGTGACATAAAAATCAACTAGTATGCCACTACTATTACTTGAAGCGCACAGTTGTCAACAAGTGCAGTTTtgtctcactagtaacatgtagttgtcctactagtacgCCAAAGGTGTGCTACTAGTGTGCAAAAACATCACAGAGGAGTGGAAGGCAGTTGTAGGAAAAATGCGATGAATCGTCTTatagtgaggacaaagtgtgtactagtacatggaccttaagctggatattgAGGATaaggaataaatgctcaaaaagctttctgagaaaaaaaaaaaagtccattttcagCTGGAGGCCCGTTTCAGCCCTTGATGGAGCCCTACCTGAACAGGAAGTGATGTCGAGGTGGGGAGGGGCCGAGCATGGGAGATAGCCAATCATCTTTGGTGGTCCGAGACAAGAGCAGAGGATTTTAtggcgaaaaaaaaaataaaatccctgACGGCAGAAAatgaggtgggggggggaaaaaaaaaaaaaaaaaaaaaaaagaactgaagcACCCCGCCTCAGCCCGAAGCCACTGAGGTTTGGAATGTGAGGATGAGGTCACTGGAGGTCGCGGTCCTCCAAGTAGCGGTACTCGAAGGTGAAACCCTCCTTCTTGCGCTGGCCCCACTTCTCGTAGTCAAAATAAATGTACGTTCCCTAAGGACGACAACAGAACAATCAATTGACGCCCCTCTAAAGCGGTTTACggttgcctatagatgccacaagatggcgtcaCGATACTTAAAACGaagatcataaagcatcaacaccatgcacCTAGAacgtacacaatcatgaacctaTGCTACATAAATGACTGTATTCGGGATTTTTTGACATTGATATCTAgttatttttatcattatttacCCTTCATAATTACATACATATAGCAAAAACTGACATGGCAAAAATTGATCTGGTCTCTCTTGTTACGAATAAAgtcattgtcattttcttttgcatAAGCAATTCAAATCAgcaacgatgatgatgatgatgatatttgAAAACCATCTGGCTTGTAGTGACGAAAATGCAACGATGGAGAGGACCTGCTCAAACTCGTCCGTGATGGTTTTGGGCTCCTCGTGCCTCTGGAACCACATCATGTATTTGGTGTGGAACCTCCACGACTGCTTCTTCAGCGCTTTGGCCGCCAGGTACTGAGCCTTGGTGCCCTGCccgccaaaaaacaacaacacgttaCCAGCGTACTGCATCGCCAATAAACCCACTCAATacttattattaaaacaattttccACTGTGTGTGGCATAAATACTTTAGAATCAATATtaatcacactcacatgcatacGAAAAACTAAAAGGATAACCCATATTTACACCTCTTAATTTGCACACACCAAACGTGACCGCATAATATGACGACAGCGGTGCAGCGAGATATAAGTGACCCAGCTTGCAAGTTTTTCCGGTTTACGAGCTGTAGTTGGgccgattttttatttttagttttttttttgcttcaacttGTGATCAAATATCcatatgactgtattatactgcccccaggtggccaaggtgcgcacaccagaagcagcagcacaatgcccattgaattgtagcaaaaaaataaaaatctgattaTGTCATTAATGGATGTttccataaagtacaatattatagtttttatttacgtgtcgtaaaaaataaattaatctcTTATCTTCAGGCAccactgtttttaatttttacatatGCCAATatgcaattttgtattttttattttttggttatCAATATATTTATCTATGGAATATTGGTTCCTACCTCCAGGTagtagaagataaagaagaGCGTCTCCGTGGAGAGCCGCTGGTAGAACTCCACCGTGTCCGAGTGGGGCGGCGGCACCTGGTGGTGGAACGGCAGCGTGGGGCACGGGTTCCTCATCAGGTACTGCCTggacggggggaaaaaaaacacacacaaaaaacgaaACTTTACACCAGGGAAACCATGGAGAACATAATTCCAGACTCAAAACGTTCACTGTCATGTGcatcgtatttaaaaaaaaaaaaaaaaaaaaaaaaaaaaaagaagaccttAAAAAAACTTCACAAGAGTAGAGATAAGTAGGGTAGAATAATACATACAAAACTGAATTGATTAATCGAAAACTAATCGATAACATTATTCAACAACTGTTTTGATAACCAACAATAATTGGTTAGTAAACACCGATTACTGTTTACTAACCGATTAttgttggagaaaaaaaaaagattttgtgatAAACTTTGAATTTATAACTGGTTATTCGATTCATTGATAGAACAATCGATAGGATAAATCGATTCTAAAAGTATTCGATAGCTGTGGCCCTAAGTAGAATCAAACAAATAGAACAGACATCACAATTGAGACATTGTAAACCTTGGGTCATAAAAACATGCTCacagtgtgcgtgtttgtgtgtttgctctCAAATGTCAATTGTTCCCTCGTGACCTGCCTGTTGTGTTCACCGAGTCCTCTGTGGTCTCGAATTaaggcttgtgtgtgtgtgtgtgtgtgcgcgccactAATTGAAACCACAATAGCGACGCGCTGTCATGTGGTGACATTTTATGTCAAGTGTTATAGAATAATTAAAAGGCGGAACAGCAGCAGGCCGATGCAACCCTCGTTTAAAATCTCAATTTGCaatcctaacttgaaaccctaacaccagttttaaaacacttttgcatttcttttactaatattgcaataatacTGATCATCGCAGTCATTTCGGTGCTTCTAATCGTGATTGAATTTCAATGTTTCCGATGGTTTCTTCCCTATTGCTGATGGAGCGACACACAGGAGGTGGGCAGAGGGCAGGTGCTGCCCCCTACGGAGCGGGAGGGCGCGCAACGGACCTGATCCTCTCGGAGTCGGACGGGTGCGGCATGTGGCTCCACACGGCCTCCTCCAAGGCCCGCTGGTACAGCTGCTCCTTGGACAGCGGCAAGGACCCCAGGGGGCACACGCCCAGCGAGGGCGGGATGCTCACCTCCGACAAACACGACTGCGAAGACGACGGGGCGCCCGACGACGAGGGCGGCGTGCTGGGGAACAGCTCTGAACACAACGCAATACGCCAGAGAATGGTTAGTTTAGCCTGGGactctcatttgaaaccctaaccctagtttgaaactctttcttgaaaaaaaacaaaaaaacaaacgaatTTAAACCCTAACTCTGCCTTCAAAATATGTGTTACCCGTGTTGAGGTGCAGAGAGGTCACGTCTCCGTCCATGGCTGAGCCGAGTGCCGCTCGCTCGGCCATGGAGTTCAGGCTGCTCAGGGGCTCCTGGGGCCGATGacgacacacaagaacacattaaaaaaataagaagaataatTGTAGGAAGAAGGcacactttgcctcttatttggagaactgtgtaaGCAAGTCTTCTTTTCATGTCctaaaagtgatgttatatgatcGTCTCCCATTTGTTGACAGTGAAAGAGTGAGAAGGAAACCTTTTGTTCAGTTTTAATGTGTTGAAATGTGCGTGCGGTAAAGTTAAAACGTCTGAACGTTCGTAAGCAGGGTAGTGTCTGTAACTCGGCAAGTGAGGTCATGTTTCCAACAGGGAAGTGCAATGCGCAGCGCAAGGACGTCCTCACCTTGGTGCCGTCCGAGGGCGTGGAGTACGACAGCGGCCCGTTGAACAGCACGCCGCCGCTGTTCACCATCTTGACCTCGCTGTAGGACGACGCCGACAGAGAGCCCGACGACAACGTGATGGAGGCCAGTAAGGTGGGAGCGGAGTCCttactgaaaaaacaaaaacaacaatatgaaTGTTCGCTTTGATTTGTATAGAGCCTTTCAAGAGACCGAAGGACGCTTAACAGTTAAATAATATCATCACCGTCGGGCGGAAGGCTCAGATGTCTGTACTGTACGTATGGCCCACCCcgtatatactgtagattttGGTTGGTAGAAGGATCATCTGAAGTTATGGACTTGACAGGCTTTAATCTATTGAAGCGAATGTGTCGATGCGTCCTACTCACAGCTGATTGGCTGTTGAGGTCAATGACAAAGATTGGCAgctttgtgattggctggcactgTTGGGGGAGGAGTCTCTGGCACTGTCTGCTAGCGCAGCGCTGTAACCTGCGGCAACACCAAACACAAACGTTTGCTTTGTTTCCTTCTACCGTGTGGGAAAGAAATGTGCCGTCGTGTTTGTGCGGCCATTGCCTTGGAGGAGTTCTCCAACGTTGTCAAACATCAGACACTCGCTGCTGGGTCCGTTTTGCTTCTGTCGGCCGGGCGGGCCCACGGAGAGCCCGGCGCCCCTGGCGGATCccgagccgccgccgccgtcgttgCTCCCGATGACTCCGATGACTCCCACTTGACTCTGCGCCACCACGGAGGACCCCTGCAGTCCCGACGGGCTGGAGGTCAGACCCAAAATCCCAGAGCCCGAAACCGAACCCAGCAGACCGCCTGCGGAGGACGTGGGCCCGCCGACCGCGACCGACGACCCCAGGGAGCCCAGCAGGCTGGAGCCCGCCGGGCCCGAGCCGGCAGCCTGGGCGTACGGCGCCGGGGTGGAGCTGGACATGGTGCTCAGGGACGCCGGCATCCCCGAAAGGCCGAGTCCGGCCGACATGCTGCTAGCCGAGGTGGCGTTATTCCCTAGCGACAGACCCCGGCCCAGGCTGCTGGAGGCGGGCGAGGGCCGCGAGGGCGCGGGCGACTGCGAGCAGGACGCGAAAAAGCCCAGAGCATTGCTGTTGGGGGGCGACGaggcggcggcgggggcgggTGCGGGTGCGGGGTGGCTGTTGGCAGAGTTGGCAGGATGCGCGGCGGACGCCCCGGAGGTCGAGAAGCTAATGGAGGCTTTGGCCTGCTGATGATGCTGCGCCTGGGAGGGCGGCTGCTGGGTGGCGTTGCTGTAGCTGCCGGCCGACAGGTTGGCGAGTCCGCCGCTAGCTATGGTCGCCATGGAGACCAAGGAGGAAGAAGTCGGCGCCGAAGACgaacaagaggaggaagaagaggaggatgacgaCGAGGATAACGAGGAGGAGGGGTTGCCGTTCTTCACAGGAGACTGAAAGGTGAACAACaagatttattttgaaaggttgCTGTGGAAATTAGGGCTGGGGGTTATTATGAACCTCATGATTCGATTTTAGATCTTCAGATTATGATTTAATTCGATTTCGATACGTCGAGGTTGTGATTTGATTCGATTGGTATTCATTTGCTTGCGATTCGATTTCGAATCTTCAGGTTGTGATTCCATTCAATTTTGATTGTTTCGAAAAGCGAAAAAGTGCCCCATGTGTGTCACCTTCGCAGCCtgggaaaaacaacacaagcGAAACTTCTTCTCCCAAACATACAAGCTCTTAAGTCTCTCAGTCGAGACGTGTCGCGTCAACatacttctttgacaccaattattagccagggctttggcgccatcttgtagctggtattgtttttttcagcaaaaTAGCTGCGGATAAGTTCcacaggaagaaaaacaaaacacaaaaaggtgCATTTGTGAATAGTAAACTCAAATCAAAGCTCAACTCACCTGACTGACTTCACTGTCAGTTGAGCGACCTCGCTTCTTGTCGTCTTCAGAGTTCTCCTGACAAGAACAAACAAAAGGTTTCCTTCGGTTAATGGGCTCTAAAAATAAAGCTGAGTTGACAAGAGTTAACATCTACCTCGATGATCCAGTGACTAAGGTTTGAATCTCAGAGACAAGTTTTACCGTAGTGCAGTTGGCGGGCGAGGGAGGGA
This window of the Phyllopteryx taeniolatus isolate TA_2022b chromosome 21, UOR_Ptae_1.2, whole genome shotgun sequence genome carries:
- the LOC133471222 gene encoding CCR4-NOT transcription complex subunit 3-like isoform X2 is translated as MADKRKLQGEIDRCLKKVAEGVEQFEDIWQKLHNAANANQKEKYEADLKKEIKKLQRLRDQIKTWVASNEIKDKRQLVENRKLIETQMERFKIVERETKTKAYSKEGLGLAQKVDPAQKEKEEVGVWLTNTIDTLNMQVDQFESEVESLSVQTRKKKADKEKQDRIEELKKFIEKHRFHIRMLETILRMLDNDSVQVDSIRKIKDDVEYYLDSSQDPDFEENEFLYDDLDLEDIPASMVATSPPGHSHLEDEIFQHSSSTPTSTTSSSPIPPSPANCTTENSEDDKKRGRSTDSEVSQSPVKNGNPSSSLSSSSSSSSSSSCSSSAPTSSSLVSMATIASGGLANLSAGSYSNATQQPPSQAQHHQQAKASISFSTSGASAAHPANSANSHPAPAPAPAAASSPPNSNALGFFASCSQSPAPSRPSPASSSLGRGLSLGNNATSASSMSAGLGLSGMPASLSTMSSSTPAPYAQAAGSGPAGSSLLGSLGSSVAVGGPTSSAGGLLGSVSGSGILGLTSSPSGLQGSSVVAQSQVGVIGVIGSNDGGGGSGSARGAGLSVGPPGRQKQNGPSSECLMFDNVGELLQGYSAALADSARDSSPNSASQSQSCQSLSLTSTANQLKDSAPTLLASITLSSGSLSASSYSEVKMVNSGGVLFNGPLSYSTPSDGTKEPLSSLNSMAERAALGSAMDGDVTSLHLNTELFPSTPPSSSGAPSSSQSCLSEVSIPPSLGVCPLGSLPLSKEQLYQRALEEAVWSHMPHPSDSERIRQYLMRNPCPTLPFHHQVPPPHSDTVEFYQRLSTETLFFIFYYLEGTKAQYLAAKALKKQSWRFHTKYMMWFQRHEEPKTITDEFEQGTYIYFDYEKWGQRKKEGFTFEYRYLEDRDLQ
- the LOC133471222 gene encoding CCR4-NOT transcription complex subunit 3-like isoform X1, whose protein sequence is MADKRKLQGEIDRCLKKVAEGVEQFEDIWQKLHNAANANQKEKYEADLKKEIKKLQRLRDQIKTWVASNEIKDKRQLVENRKLIETQMERFKIVERETKTKAYSKEGLGLAQKVDPAQKEKEEVGVWLTNTIDTLNMQVDQFESEVESLSVQTRKKKADKEKQDRIEELKKFIEKHRFHIRMLETILRMLDNDSVQVDSIRKIKDDVEYYLDSSQDPDFEENEFLYDDLDLEDIPASMVATSPPGHSHLEDEIFQHSSSTPTSTTSSSPIPPSPANCTTENSEDDKKRGRSTDSEVSQSPVKNGNPSSSLSSSSSSSSSSSCSSSAPTSSSLVSMATIASGGLANLSAGSYSNATQQPPSQAQHHQQAKASISFSTSGASAAHPANSANSHPAPAPAPAAASSPPNSNALGFFASCSQSPAPSRPSPASSSLGRGLSLGNNATSASSMSAGLGLSGMPASLSTMSSSTPAPYAQAAGSGPAGSSLLGSLGSSVAVGGPTSSAGGLLGSVSGSGILGLTSSPSGLQGSSVVAQSQVGVIGVIGSNDGGGGSGSARGAGLSVGPPGRQKQNGPSSECLMFDNVGELLQGYSAALADSARDSSPNSASQSQSCQSLSLTSTANQLKDSAPTLLASITLSSGSLSASSYSEVKMVNSGGVLFNGPLSYSTPSDGTKEPLSSLNSMAERAALGSAMDGDVTSLHLNTELFPSTPPSSSGAPSSSQSCLSEVSIPPSLGVCPLGSLPLSKEQLYQRALEEAVWSHMPHPSDSERIRQYLMRNPCPTLPFHHQVPPPHSDTVEFYQRLSTETLFFIFYYLEGTKAQYLAAKALKKQSWRFHTKYMMWFQRHEEPKTITDEFEQVLSIVAFSSLQARWFSNIIIIIIVADLNCLCKRK